Proteins encoded by one window of Culicoides brevitarsis isolate CSIRO-B50_1 chromosome 2, AGI_CSIRO_Cbre_v1, whole genome shotgun sequence:
- the LOC134832161 gene encoding multidrug resistance-associated protein 1 isoform X4, with the protein MDEFCGSEFWNTTLIWHSDVPDFTICFEQTIFTWVPCIFLWLLLPLELFYMKNSPTKNIPYSFWNVSKLVLSAAIVILTCIDLGLAIKYNDADERIIFPVHFYTPIIKIVTIILSMCLVYYNKVNGVRTSGTLFLFWLFVTIFSIPRVITESRRLEHRQTEQIEDSWAEYQFVSFCIFFALSCAIFLLNCFADAEPRESIFEKQEKPCPEMRSSFLSRILFSWFDGLALLGYKKPLETKDLWDMRYEDSSSVVSPAFHKHWNKLIGKANAKPVTTTKATYSKEKESAEKVELSAENKQKTNASILMPLIKAFGGTFLMGSSLKFLQDILTFVNPQLLSLSITFVTSDEPMWKGIAYAVSLFVVASLQTLLLGQYFNRMMLVGLRIRTALIAAIYRKSLVISNAARKESTVGEIVNLMAVDAQRFMDLTTYINMLWSAPLQIGLALFFLWRILGPSVLAGLGVMIILIPVNGFIANKIKVLQIKQMQNKDERVKLMNEVLNGMKVLKLYAWEPSFEKQILNIREKEIKVLKQAAYLNAGTSFIWSCAPFLVSLVTFATFVMVDENNVLTASIAFTSLSLFNILRFPLSMLPMLISSLVQTSVSVTRINKFMNAEELDPDNVQTDESEPCALVIENGTFQWDTEETTLKNINMKVEKNQLVAVVGTVGSGKSSLLSAYLGEMDRISGRVNRKGQVAYVPQQAWIQNASLRDNILFSKPFDKKRYDRVVEACALKPDLEMLPGGDQTEIGEKGINLSGGQKQRISLARAVYQDADIYFLDDPLSAVDSHVGKHIFEQVIGPKGILSGKTRVLVTHGITYLPQVDNIFVMQMGEITESGTYKELLDKKGQFSEFLLQHLQNANEDEEDLEQIKQQLQHDIGDKDLKAKLERAISSSRTRSDSTSEDSRKLSRQDSQNSVENGVVKRKSSTPEKKVAEDDDDEKKDKLIEAEKAETGKVKWDVYKHYLKSIGWGLALATILLNVIFQGFSIGSNIWLSKWSTDERANETKWRNIYLGGYGAFGVGQAIFSYLMTLILHISAVNAAARLFRWLLFNVMRLATDFFDTTPIGRILMRFSNDIYSVDGVLPELWDSLVYCAFDVIATVTVISISTPIFMSVILPIGIIYFFVQRFYVATSRQLKRLESVSRSPVYSHFGESITGVSTIRAYNVQDRFIRESEKKVDFNQICYFPSIIANRWLAIRLEMVGNFIIFFAALFAVLGRDSSDPLRAGLVGLSLSYALQITQTLNWLVRMTSDVETNIVAVERIKEYGEVKQEAAWEVANHNVPRDWPEHGEVAFDNYEVRYREGLDLVLKGITFTVKGGEKVGIVGRTGAGKSSLTLSLFRIIEAAGGKIMIDGQDISKMGLHTLRQRLTIIPQDPVLFSGTLRMNLDPFEQSSDDDLWRALENAHLKSFVKGLAAGLNHEITEGGENLSVGQRQLVCLARALLRKTKVLILDEATAAVDLETDDLIQRTIRTEFKDCTILTIAHRLNTIMDSDRVIVLDQGKMVEFAPPEDLLKHKKSIFYGMAKDAGLAN; encoded by the exons atggACGAATTTTGTGGATCTGAGTTTTGG AATACGACTCTCATATGGCACTCGGATGTTCCTGATTTCACAATTTGCTTCGAACAGACGATCTTTACATGGGTGCCGTGCATCTTTTTGTGGCTCCTTTTGCCCTTGGAGctgttttatatgaaaaatagtcCCACGAAAAACATCCCGTATAGCTTTTGGAATGTTAGTAAACTCGTGCTGAGTGCCGCAATTGTCATATTGACATGCATCGATTTAGGTCTCGCAATCAAATACAATGATGCCGACGAGAGAATCATATTTCCCGTGCACTTTTATACGCCTATTATTAAAATAGTGACAATT atacTATCGATGTGTTTAGTGTATTACAACAAAGTGAATGGAGTTCGTACATCGGGAACACTCTTTTTGTTCTGGCTTTTTGTGACAATATTTTCCATTCCGCGTGTCATCACCGAATCGCGTCGATTGGAGCACCGTCAAACCGAGCAAATCGAAGATTCGTGGGCCGAATATCAGTTTGTGTCGTTTTGCATCTTTTTTGCTCTCAGTTGTGCCATTTTCCTGCTAAATTGTTTCGCGGATGCCGAGCCAcgtgaatcaatttttgaaaaacaggaGAAACCATGCCCAGAGATGCGATCCAGTTTCTTGTCGCGCATTTTGTTCTCATGGTTTGATGGTTTGGCATTATTGGGTTACAAAAAACCGCTTGAAACGAAGGATTTGTGGGATATGCGGTACGAGGACTCGAGTAGTGTGGTTTCGCCCGCTTTTCATAAACATTGGAACAAATTAATTGGGAAAGCGAATGCGAAACCTGTCACAACGACAAAAGCAACGTACTCTAAGGAGAAGGAATCCGCAGAAAAAGTCGAATTAAGTGcggaaaacaaacaaaaaacgaatGCGTCGATTTTGATGCCGTTAATTAAGGCTTTTGGAGGCACCTTCTTGATGGGATCTTCTTTGAAATTCCTTCAAGATATTCTGACGTTCGTTAATCCGCAACTTTTGTCGTTGTCCATTACTTTTGTGACGTCTGACGAACCAATGTGGAAAGGAATTGCCTATGCAGTGTCCCTTTTTGTCGTTGCCTCGCTGCAAACTCTCCTTCTTGGCCAGTATTTCAATCGCATGATGTTGGTAGGTTTGCGTATCAGAACCGCCCTCATTGCTGCCATTTATCGCAAATCCCTCGTAATCTCGAATGCCGCCCGAAAAGAATCCACAGTTGGTGAAATTGTCAATTTGATGGCTGTCGATGCGCAACGTTTCATGGATCTAACAACTTATATCAACATGTTGTGGTCCGCGCCGCTCCAAATAGGACTTGCCCTCTTCTTCTTGTGGCGTATTTTGGGACCTTCAGTCTTAGCTGGATTAGGCGTCATGATTATCTTGATTCCCGTAAATGGATTTATTGccaacaaaattaaagttttgcaAATTAAGCAGATGCAGAACAAGGATGAACGTGTCAAACTCATGAACGAAGTGCTTAACGGCATGAAAGTACTTAAGTTGTATGCCTGGGAGCCCAGTTTCGAGAAGCAAATCTTGAATATTCGTGAGAAGGAAATTAAAGTACTTAAGCAGGCGGCGTATCTCAATGCAG gaACGAGTTTCATCTGGAGTTGTGCCCCATTTTTG GTTTCTCTGGTAACTTTCGCGACTTTCGTTATGGTGGATGAAAACAACGTACTTACAGCTAGTATCGCCTTTACAAGTTTGTcacttttcaacattttacgTTTCCCATTGTCTATGTTACCTATGCTTATTTCAAGTTTAGTTCAA ACGTCAGTTTCTGTCACGAGAATTAACAAATTCATGAATGCTGAGGAATTAGATCCTGATAATGTGCAAACTGATGAGTCGGAAC CTTGTGCTTTGGTGATTGAGAACGGCACCTTCCAATGGGACACGGAAGAAACGACATTGAAGAATATCAACATGAAAGTGGAGAAAAATCAACTTGTAGCGGTTGTTGGTACCGTTGGCTCCGGCAAAAGTAGTTTACTTTCCGCATATCTTGGCGAAATGGATCGCATTTCGGGTCGTGTGAACCGAAAAGGACAAGTTGCCTATGTGCCTCAACAAGCGTGGATTCAAAATGCCAGTTTGCGTGATAATATTTTGTTCTCCAAACCCTTCGACAAGAAACGTTACGATCGTGTTGTCGAAGCGTGTGCCTTAAAACCCGACTTGGAAATGTTGCCGGGCGGCGATCAAACGGAAATCGGCGAAAAAGGCATCAATTTATCGGGAGGTCAGAAACAACGTATCAGTTTGGCACGTGCAGTCTACCAAGATGCTGACATTTACTTTTTGGACGATCCGTTGTCGGCTGTCGATTCGCACGTCGGAAAACACATTTTCGAACAAGTAATCGGCCCAAAGGGAATTCTATCGGGAAAAACTCGTGTTCTTGTTACGCATGGCATCACGTACTTACCGCAAGTTGATAACATCTTCGTCATGCAAATGGGCGAAATCACCGAGTCAGGTACTTACAAAGAGCTCCTCGACAAAAAGGGacaattttccgagtttttgtTGCAACACTTGCAAAATGCCAACGAAGACGAGGAAGATTTGGAGCAAATTAAGCAACAATTGCAACACGACATCGGCGACAAGGACTTGAAAGCGAAACTTGAACGTGCAATTAGCTCCAGCAGAACTCGCAGTGACAGCACGTCGGAAGACAGCAGAAAATTGTCGAGACAAGATAGCCAAAATTCAGTTGAAAATGGAGTGGTGAAACGGAAATCATCGACTCCTGAGAAGAAGGTTGcggaagacgacgacgacgagaaaaaagacaaattaatTGAAGCTGAAAAAGCAGAAACTGGAAAAGTCAAATGGGATGTGTACAAACATTATTTGAAGAGTATCGGATGGGGCTTGGCACTCGCAACAATTTTACTTAACGTCATTTTCCAAGGATTTTCGATCGGATCGAACATTTGGTTGTCAAAATGGAGTACAGATGAACGTGCTAACGAGACAAAATGGAGAAATATTTACTTAGGag GCTACGGAGCATTCGGCGTTGGacaag CCATTTTCAGTTATTTGATGACTCTGATCCTCCATATCTCTGCTGTGAACGCAG cTGCTCGTCTCTTTCGCTGGTTGTTGTTCAATGTTATGCGCTTAGCCACGGATTTTTTCGATACAACGCCAATTG gtcgaattttaatgagattctCGAATGATATTTATTCGGTTGACGGAGTATTGCCAGAATTGTGGGATTCCTTGGTATATTGTGCCTTTGAT GTTATCGCGACAGTTACAGTCATCAGCATTTCCACCCCGATCTTCATGTCGGTCATTTTGCCCATCGGAATCATTTACTTCTTCGTTCAACGGTTCTACGTTGCGACATCGAGACAACTTAAACGTTTGGAATCCGTGTCACGGTCACCCGTTTACTCGCATTTTGGCGAAAGTATTACTGGAGTGTCGACAATTCGGGCCTACAATGTGCAAGATag aTTCATCAGAGAATCCGAGAAAAAGGTagatttcaatcaaatttgctATTTCCCGAGCATCATTGCGAATCGCTGGTTGGCTATTCGTCTCGAAATGGTgggaaatttcatcattttcttcgCCGCTCTGTTCGCTGTCTTGGGCAGAGACAGTTCAGATCCCCTCAGAGCTGGTTTAGTGGGTCTTTCGTTGTCGTACGCCCTGCAAATCACCCAAACGCTGAACTGGCTCGTGCGAATGACGTCAGATGTCGAGACAAATATCGTTGCGGTCGAACGTATCAAGGAATATGGCGAAGTAAAGCAAGAAGCTGCATGGGAAGTAGCAAATCACAATGTGCCACGCGATTGGCCCGAACATGGTGAAGTCGCTTTCGATAATTACGAAGTGCGGTATCGCGAAGGACTTGATTTGGTGCTAAAAGGCATCACGTTTACCGTGAAGGGAGGTGAAAAAGTTGGAATTGTCGGCAGAACAGGAGCTGGCAAAAGTAGTTTGACACTGTCGTTGTTCCGTATCATCGAAGCTGCCGGCGGAAAAATCATGATCGATGGACAAGACATTTCCAAAATGGGATTGCATACACTTAGACAACGTTTGACAATTATCCCGCAAGATCCCGTACTATTCTCCGGTACTTTACGCATGAACTTGGATCCGTTCGAACAGAGTTCTGATGACGATTTGTGGAGAGCTTTGGAGAATGCTCATTTGAAATCGTTCGTCAAAG GACTTGCTGCTGGTTTGAACCACGAAATCACCGAAGGCGGCGAAAATTTGTCTGTCGGTCAACGTCAACTCGTGTGTCTCGCACGTGCCTTACTTCGCAAAACTAAAGTATTGATATTAGATGAAGCCACAGCCGCCGTCGACTTGGAAACGGACGACTTGATTCAACGCACCATCCGTACCGAGTTCAAGGATTGTACAATTCTCACGATTGCCCATCGTCTCAACACGATTATGGACTCGGATCGCGTCATTGTGCTCGATCAAGGAAAAATGGTCGAATTTGCCCCACCAGAGGACTTACTTAAGCATAAGAAATCCATTTTCTATGGCATGGCAAAGGATGCTGGACTTGCCAACTAA
- the LOC134832161 gene encoding multidrug resistance-associated protein 1 isoform X3 — protein MDEFCGSEFWNTTLIWHSDVPDFTICFEQTIFTWVPCIFLWLLLPLELFYMKNSPTKNIPYSFWNVSKLVLSAAIVILTCIDLGLAIKYNDADERIIFPVHFYTPIIKIVTIILSMCLVYYNKVNGVRTSGTLFLFWLFVTIFSIPRVITESRRLEHRQTEQIEDSWAEYQFVSFCIFFALSCAIFLLNCFADAEPRESIFEKQEKPCPEMRSSFLSRILFSWFDGLALLGYKKPLETKDLWDMRYEDSSSVVSPAFHKHWNKLIGKANAKPVTTTKATYSKEKESAEKVELSAENKQKTNASILMPLIKAFGGTFLMGSSLKFLQDILTFVNPQLLSLSITFVTSDEPMWKGIAYAVSLFVVASLQTLLLGQYFNRMMLVGLRIRTALIAAIYRKSLVISNAARKESTVGEIVNLMAVDAQRFMDLTTYINMLWSAPLQIGLALFFLWRILGPSVLAGLGVMIILIPVNGFIANKIKVLQIKQMQNKDERVKLMNEVLNGMKVLKLYAWEPSFEKQILNIREKEIKVLKQAAYLNAGTSFIWSCAPFLVSLVTFATFVMVDENNVLTASIAFTSLSLFNILRFPLSMLPMLISSLVQTSVSVTRINKFMNAEELDPDNVQTDESEPCALVIENGTFQWDTEETTLKNINMKVEKNQLVAVVGTVGSGKSSLLSAYLGEMDRISGRVNRKGQVAYVPQQAWIQNASLRDNILFSKPFDKKRYDRVVEACALKPDLEMLPGGDQTEIGEKGINLSGGQKQRISLARAVYQDADIYFLDDPLSAVDSHVGKHIFEQVIGPKGILSGKTRVLVTHGITYLPQVDNIFVMQMGEITESGTYKELLDKKGQFSEFLLQHLQNANEDEEDLEQIKQQLQHDIGDKDLKAKLERAISSSRTRSDSTSEDSRKLSRQDSQNSVENGVVKRKSSTPEKKVAEDDDDEKKDKLIEAEKAETGKVKWDVYKHYLKSIGWGLALATILLNVIFQGFSIGSNIWLSKWSTDERANETKWRNIYLGGYGAFGVGQAIIAYGTDMLPRVAQLNAAKKMHEFLVSNLLRVPIRFHETVPTGRIISRVSKDIETLDYTLPESMFWVMNCFWEVIATVTVISISTPIFMSVILPIGIIYFFVQRFYVATSRQLKRLESVSRSPVYSHFGESITGVSTIRAYNVQDRFIRESEKKVDFNQICYFPSIIANRWLAIRLEMVGNFIIFFAALFAVLGRDSSDPLRAGLVGLSLSYALQITQTLNWLVRMTSDVETNIVAVERIKEYGEVKQEAAWEVANHNVPRDWPEHGEVAFDNYEVRYREGLDLVLKGITFTVKGGEKVGIVGRTGAGKSSLTLSLFRIIEAAGGKIMIDGQDISKMGLHTLRQRLTIIPQDPVLFSGTLRMNLDPFEQSSDDDLWRALENAHLKSFVKGLAAGLNHEITEGGENLSVGQRQLVCLARALLRKTKVLILDEATAAVDLETDDLIQRTIRTEFKDCTILTIAHRLNTIMDSDRVIVLDQGKMVEFAPPEDLLKHKKSIFYGMAKDAGLAN, from the exons atggACGAATTTTGTGGATCTGAGTTTTGG AATACGACTCTCATATGGCACTCGGATGTTCCTGATTTCACAATTTGCTTCGAACAGACGATCTTTACATGGGTGCCGTGCATCTTTTTGTGGCTCCTTTTGCCCTTGGAGctgttttatatgaaaaatagtcCCACGAAAAACATCCCGTATAGCTTTTGGAATGTTAGTAAACTCGTGCTGAGTGCCGCAATTGTCATATTGACATGCATCGATTTAGGTCTCGCAATCAAATACAATGATGCCGACGAGAGAATCATATTTCCCGTGCACTTTTATACGCCTATTATTAAAATAGTGACAATT atacTATCGATGTGTTTAGTGTATTACAACAAAGTGAATGGAGTTCGTACATCGGGAACACTCTTTTTGTTCTGGCTTTTTGTGACAATATTTTCCATTCCGCGTGTCATCACCGAATCGCGTCGATTGGAGCACCGTCAAACCGAGCAAATCGAAGATTCGTGGGCCGAATATCAGTTTGTGTCGTTTTGCATCTTTTTTGCTCTCAGTTGTGCCATTTTCCTGCTAAATTGTTTCGCGGATGCCGAGCCAcgtgaatcaatttttgaaaaacaggaGAAACCATGCCCAGAGATGCGATCCAGTTTCTTGTCGCGCATTTTGTTCTCATGGTTTGATGGTTTGGCATTATTGGGTTACAAAAAACCGCTTGAAACGAAGGATTTGTGGGATATGCGGTACGAGGACTCGAGTAGTGTGGTTTCGCCCGCTTTTCATAAACATTGGAACAAATTAATTGGGAAAGCGAATGCGAAACCTGTCACAACGACAAAAGCAACGTACTCTAAGGAGAAGGAATCCGCAGAAAAAGTCGAATTAAGTGcggaaaacaaacaaaaaacgaatGCGTCGATTTTGATGCCGTTAATTAAGGCTTTTGGAGGCACCTTCTTGATGGGATCTTCTTTGAAATTCCTTCAAGATATTCTGACGTTCGTTAATCCGCAACTTTTGTCGTTGTCCATTACTTTTGTGACGTCTGACGAACCAATGTGGAAAGGAATTGCCTATGCAGTGTCCCTTTTTGTCGTTGCCTCGCTGCAAACTCTCCTTCTTGGCCAGTATTTCAATCGCATGATGTTGGTAGGTTTGCGTATCAGAACCGCCCTCATTGCTGCCATTTATCGCAAATCCCTCGTAATCTCGAATGCCGCCCGAAAAGAATCCACAGTTGGTGAAATTGTCAATTTGATGGCTGTCGATGCGCAACGTTTCATGGATCTAACAACTTATATCAACATGTTGTGGTCCGCGCCGCTCCAAATAGGACTTGCCCTCTTCTTCTTGTGGCGTATTTTGGGACCTTCAGTCTTAGCTGGATTAGGCGTCATGATTATCTTGATTCCCGTAAATGGATTTATTGccaacaaaattaaagttttgcaAATTAAGCAGATGCAGAACAAGGATGAACGTGTCAAACTCATGAACGAAGTGCTTAACGGCATGAAAGTACTTAAGTTGTATGCCTGGGAGCCCAGTTTCGAGAAGCAAATCTTGAATATTCGTGAGAAGGAAATTAAAGTACTTAAGCAGGCGGCGTATCTCAATGCAG gaACGAGTTTCATCTGGAGTTGTGCCCCATTTTTG GTTTCTCTGGTAACTTTCGCGACTTTCGTTATGGTGGATGAAAACAACGTACTTACAGCTAGTATCGCCTTTACAAGTTTGTcacttttcaacattttacgTTTCCCATTGTCTATGTTACCTATGCTTATTTCAAGTTTAGTTCAA ACGTCAGTTTCTGTCACGAGAATTAACAAATTCATGAATGCTGAGGAATTAGATCCTGATAATGTGCAAACTGATGAGTCGGAAC CTTGTGCTTTGGTGATTGAGAACGGCACCTTCCAATGGGACACGGAAGAAACGACATTGAAGAATATCAACATGAAAGTGGAGAAAAATCAACTTGTAGCGGTTGTTGGTACCGTTGGCTCCGGCAAAAGTAGTTTACTTTCCGCATATCTTGGCGAAATGGATCGCATTTCGGGTCGTGTGAACCGAAAAGGACAAGTTGCCTATGTGCCTCAACAAGCGTGGATTCAAAATGCCAGTTTGCGTGATAATATTTTGTTCTCCAAACCCTTCGACAAGAAACGTTACGATCGTGTTGTCGAAGCGTGTGCCTTAAAACCCGACTTGGAAATGTTGCCGGGCGGCGATCAAACGGAAATCGGCGAAAAAGGCATCAATTTATCGGGAGGTCAGAAACAACGTATCAGTTTGGCACGTGCAGTCTACCAAGATGCTGACATTTACTTTTTGGACGATCCGTTGTCGGCTGTCGATTCGCACGTCGGAAAACACATTTTCGAACAAGTAATCGGCCCAAAGGGAATTCTATCGGGAAAAACTCGTGTTCTTGTTACGCATGGCATCACGTACTTACCGCAAGTTGATAACATCTTCGTCATGCAAATGGGCGAAATCACCGAGTCAGGTACTTACAAAGAGCTCCTCGACAAAAAGGGacaattttccgagtttttgtTGCAACACTTGCAAAATGCCAACGAAGACGAGGAAGATTTGGAGCAAATTAAGCAACAATTGCAACACGACATCGGCGACAAGGACTTGAAAGCGAAACTTGAACGTGCAATTAGCTCCAGCAGAACTCGCAGTGACAGCACGTCGGAAGACAGCAGAAAATTGTCGAGACAAGATAGCCAAAATTCAGTTGAAAATGGAGTGGTGAAACGGAAATCATCGACTCCTGAGAAGAAGGTTGcggaagacgacgacgacgagaaaaaagacaaattaatTGAAGCTGAAAAAGCAGAAACTGGAAAAGTCAAATGGGATGTGTACAAACATTATTTGAAGAGTATCGGATGGGGCTTGGCACTCGCAACAATTTTACTTAACGTCATTTTCCAAGGATTTTCGATCGGATCGAACATTTGGTTGTCAAAATGGAGTACAGATGAACGTGCTAACGAGACAAAATGGAGAAATATTTACTTAGGag GCTACGGAGCATTCGGCGTTGGacaag CAATAATAGCTTACGGCACCGACATGTTGCCCCGAGTTGCTCAGCTAAATGCGGCAAAAAAGATGCACGAATTTCTCGTGAGTAATTTGCTTCGAGTGCCCATTAGATTTCACGAGACAGTTCCAACGGGACGCATTATAAGTCGCGTTAGCAAAGACATTGAAACGCTCGACTATACGTTGCCGGAATCTATGTTCTGGGTCATGAACTGTTTCTGGGAG GTTATCGCGACAGTTACAGTCATCAGCATTTCCACCCCGATCTTCATGTCGGTCATTTTGCCCATCGGAATCATTTACTTCTTCGTTCAACGGTTCTACGTTGCGACATCGAGACAACTTAAACGTTTGGAATCCGTGTCACGGTCACCCGTTTACTCGCATTTTGGCGAAAGTATTACTGGAGTGTCGACAATTCGGGCCTACAATGTGCAAGATag aTTCATCAGAGAATCCGAGAAAAAGGTagatttcaatcaaatttgctATTTCCCGAGCATCATTGCGAATCGCTGGTTGGCTATTCGTCTCGAAATGGTgggaaatttcatcattttcttcgCCGCTCTGTTCGCTGTCTTGGGCAGAGACAGTTCAGATCCCCTCAGAGCTGGTTTAGTGGGTCTTTCGTTGTCGTACGCCCTGCAAATCACCCAAACGCTGAACTGGCTCGTGCGAATGACGTCAGATGTCGAGACAAATATCGTTGCGGTCGAACGTATCAAGGAATATGGCGAAGTAAAGCAAGAAGCTGCATGGGAAGTAGCAAATCACAATGTGCCACGCGATTGGCCCGAACATGGTGAAGTCGCTTTCGATAATTACGAAGTGCGGTATCGCGAAGGACTTGATTTGGTGCTAAAAGGCATCACGTTTACCGTGAAGGGAGGTGAAAAAGTTGGAATTGTCGGCAGAACAGGAGCTGGCAAAAGTAGTTTGACACTGTCGTTGTTCCGTATCATCGAAGCTGCCGGCGGAAAAATCATGATCGATGGACAAGACATTTCCAAAATGGGATTGCATACACTTAGACAACGTTTGACAATTATCCCGCAAGATCCCGTACTATTCTCCGGTACTTTACGCATGAACTTGGATCCGTTCGAACAGAGTTCTGATGACGATTTGTGGAGAGCTTTGGAGAATGCTCATTTGAAATCGTTCGTCAAAG GACTTGCTGCTGGTTTGAACCACGAAATCACCGAAGGCGGCGAAAATTTGTCTGTCGGTCAACGTCAACTCGTGTGTCTCGCACGTGCCTTACTTCGCAAAACTAAAGTATTGATATTAGATGAAGCCACAGCCGCCGTCGACTTGGAAACGGACGACTTGATTCAACGCACCATCCGTACCGAGTTCAAGGATTGTACAATTCTCACGATTGCCCATCGTCTCAACACGATTATGGACTCGGATCGCGTCATTGTGCTCGATCAAGGAAAAATGGTCGAATTTGCCCCACCAGAGGACTTACTTAAGCATAAGAAATCCATTTTCTATGGCATGGCAAAGGATGCTGGACTTGCCAACTAA